The nucleotide sequence CTCCTCTCTTATTGGCGCTATAAGTCACAGAAAGAATATAGATTGGGAAATTGCTCGATATGTAATAATTGGCGGTATAATGGGTACTTTAACAGGGGCATTTTTAACGGGATTTATACCAACCTTAGTTCTAGCGATTATCTTTGTTATTGTTTCTATCATGACGATATTCGGGATTTATTTCGATAGGATTTTCCCAGAAATTGCTCAAAAAATTAACCCAAGTGCGAAGATTGTCATTTTAGGGACATTCTTTCTCAACTTTCTAACAATTCTACGTGGAGGTAGTGGGGGTAGTTTATTTCCCCCTTTCCTAAAAATAATAGGACTTAGTATTCGAAAAGCAATAGCCACATCACTGTTTGCGACTATTTTTACAGCAATTGCAGGAGCGTTTGTGTTTTGGTCTCGCGGCAATATAATGTTTCTCCCCGCTGTAGTGGTAGTCGTAGGCTCAATAATTGGAGCCAGAATAGGTAGTTTAATGTCTTTGAAGACAAAGCCACTGTGGCTAGAAATTGGGCTTTCATTATTCATTGTGATTCTCGCAATAATTGTGCTGGTTAAAGCAATATGATGACTGGAGAAGGTTGCATAACTGTGAAGATGTATTTTGCCCCCTCCCCGAACTCTGCGGCAACTTCGTTGCCTTGCCCTCACCTCGTTCGGGTCATATAACAGTAACAGCGGATAAAAGAGAAATCTTTAATTTCCCCAAATTGCCTTCGGCAACTTCAGATACACGCGGAACTGTAGTGTGGAATTCCTCATATAGGAGGAGGATGAAATGATGAAATTGCGTTGGATATGTATCAAAGGGTTCAGGTCAATTCGCAAGATTAACTTTAGATATGGACGACTTTATGTGCCTTATTGGTCAAAATAATCATGGGAAGTCAAATAAAATATCTTTTACGCCCTTAATTTGTTTCTCTCTTCGGGGAGGAAAGGAGTGACACCTGAAATCTTCTTTCGTAGTCCTACCGAAGCAATGGATGAAATAATCATCGAAGGACAGTTTGAAGAACTATCAGAATCAGAAATGCAGAATTTAGGTCCTTGGACTGTGGAAGGAACACTTACTGTTTGCAAAAAAATATTGGATTGGAGACGACGGAAAACCGCAAGTTTCATACGAAGCTTTAGTGGGGCTACCAAGAGAGGAATAGCGCCGGGAGGATTTTAGTGATTATTCAAATAGAGATACAGTTTCAAACTTGCCAATTAGGAATTTTTGCATGAAACTGGCTATATAACCAAACGAATCTACAAAGAAGCTGTAGAAAGGTATATTCAAACGCATAAGGATGAGATTGAATGGGTGCAAGAGAGGTGTAAACCCTGCTGGGTACAAACAGGTTTTCATAGGTGTTCGGATAAGAGATGGTGATTCCAACTTTGTGCCATTGATACTCTTTTAAGAAATACTGCACGAGAGGGTGGACTTATCATAAGGGAGCGTAAAATTGAGCCGGTTATTCTTTTCTGGATGTTAACGCTCGGATTTGGTACAACATTTACCTCGGCCAGGGATGCAATCCAAATGTCAAACGAGAGAGGCTGATGGATAGATGGATTACTTAACCGAACACACATGAAGGCTGGATAGTTTCATGGTGGCAGGAGGAATTCTATTCCTTCTCGTATCCTTTGATCTCCTGCGTGAACATAAATATATGGTGAAGGCGACAGGCAGAGGAGGGATAGGTGCAGTGCCAATAGGGACA is from Methanophagales archaeon and encodes:
- a CDS encoding sulfite exporter TauE/SafE family protein translates to MEPITQMLIYLFIGLFAGFMSGMFGIGGGSVRTPLLYVAGLPLLSAFGVNLLVIPFSSLIGAISHRKNIDWEIARYVIIGGIMGTLTGAFLTGFIPTLVLAIIFVIVSIMTIFGIYFDRIFPEIAQKINPSAKIVILGTFFLNFLTILRGGSGGSLFPPFLKIIGLSIRKAIATSLFATIFTAIAGAFVFWSRGNIMFLPAVVVVVGSIIGARIGSLMSLKTKPLWLEIGLSLFIVILAIIVLVKAI